DNA sequence from the Coffea eugenioides isolate CCC68of chromosome 9, Ceug_1.0, whole genome shotgun sequence genome:
GCAATTTGCGCTAAGATGGCAGATGAATCAACCACAGTGCAGGTCAAATCAAAGTCAGAAAATATAATAAGTTgatcttttgtttctttgtgtAGTTTTGACAGAGGAACAACAGTTTTCTGCCCAAGTGGCTGAGCCAGAAAAAAATCCAGCTCAAGTTTCATTGCTTGATGATACagcttttcaatgatgtcaagCTCTTCACCAGTCAACGAAACGCTTAATTTATCCAGTAAGTCCTCAGTTTGCAGAGCCGATGCctaagttttaaaaaaaatatataattcataaattaaaaaaaagaatgtgtAAATAATAATAGGGCGTGCAGATGAACACATTAATGCActttaaacaaaagaaaaacaagtgaaACCCGCCCGTAAGGCAAACCAATTACAGTACAAAAACCAAAGagacaagaagaaaatgaaCCTGGAAGCCATCAGAGTAGTAATTGTCAATCCATTTCTTGTAGGGATGAGTACTTTCACTCTCATCAAGAAGTGCCTGCAATTCCTTGCCCAGAAATGCATAAAGCCTCATGCAGGGGGTCATAGCACCTAAAGTATAAGCCGCCACTTTTGTTTTCTCAAATGGAGTTGCAAGTTTACCAGGGGCTTTTACTCCTTCAACCTTCCCCGAGGCTGTGGCCAACAAAAACTCCGTGTACTTCAACGTTGCAGGATTAAGTGTGCTTTCTTTGGCTGGAGCAGTTTCCCATTCCTATACATCATGTAAACAAAATTGATTTGTTTAACCCAATGAAAACTATTGTTCAACCAATTAACAACATTCACATATTGCTGAATCAGAAGATGTACATCTACAAAATATCATAAGCATCTAGCTACTTTGGCAGTAAAAGTTAATCAACCATGTAGCCACGTCTATGTCAATTTTCCATGTAACCATATCAGACCCATTGTAACGCAGAATATTCCCACAATAAACTGGGAATATCTTTATTCATTTAAGTTTGATTCTCTTTTCTCGGAGAAGCTACACATAGCATTGCTCTTACAGGTATAAACCTTAGAAACAGGGTTACTCACCTTTTATATAAGAGGGCAACTATAATAGCAGATGGAACTTTTAGAGCAATTTCTCTGCCTAACATTGTATTGGGTACACTCAACATTTAATGATTAGCTGAATTCGTAGAaaatggaaattttttttaaaaaaaccaaaaattagATTGTTATGATGCAAAGCCATGCATCTTTTGCATTAATAAAGCAAGACCAAATAGAGGAGTATTGGAAGTGCAGCAGTGGAAAAGACAAGTTCTGAAGTAACCTGTTTTTTCCCAGATGGAATCATgacaaatttctttttcatgCCATTCAACAATGCCAGCTAATTCAGTTGCAATAATTCGGAGGTGGGAAAACAAATATGGTTTCGTTTTTAAAAGCACCCCCTCTACTTGGTGAACAGGGAAAAGAGAGTTGTTCGCACAACAATGCTCCCCATATTTAGGGCCAGGAAAGCGAGAACAGGCAGGAAGCAGCAGCCCCAACCATGCCAAATGAGAGGCTCTCCACAGTGGCTCAAAGATAAATATTACAACCACGAATTACTGAATAATGCAATAAACATTAAATTTCATGGATTGGTCAGGAATTCTTCAACATCTGTCTTCAAAGTTACCTATGCTCTTGATGACTATAGGCCCCATTTACTTAATGGAGACATTAATAGAAAAATTTCACCATTTGGCTAGTGGGAAATGAGAGTATTAAAACACTTTTCCCTGCTTTAACTTACTAATTTGCCTTATGCGCCTCATGGTCTAAACTTTATCCTACCATAGGAAATATGATATATTGGTAAAAGAACAAAATACCATAAATGTTTTCAGAAATTATCATTTACCCAAGTGAAAGCTTCACCTAAGGATAGAGATCATActaaaattggtaaaatgtAAGGCCCCGTTTGCTGGACAGGAAATTACCCTTACAGTAAGCTAATCCTCTTCCAAAGAAGTAtagttatatatatatgcaaaGATATATTATCCGTTGGACATAGAAGCTAAAAAAGCACTATATCTCATGCTCAGATAATTACCAAGCAGAAAAGGATGGGGGAGAAGAGGGGCTTATAAGTAGTACGTGGCTCATAAAATTCCTCTGTAAGTCAGAGTTTGTAAATATACcaccaaatttcatttcatttagaCTTGGCTAGCAACTATCTGTGTACCAAAAGCGACTTAGGAGTGGCAATCTGAACAATGTGTCATTAATTGGTTATATATAAGAATCACTACCATTAAATCAACCTATTTAATGTTGTGTCTTGACATGTCATGTGATTACCTATTCATGACTACAAGCATCGATAGTGCCTACCtaagaaaaaactaaaaaataaaacttgCCAGCATACCAAACGTTAATTTCCTTCACAAGGAAAAAAttaagtgatttcattttttttgagaaaaaaaacaTCAAGTCAAGGTCCAACATGCTAAACAAAATGATTATCCACATCACCAAAAAATTAGCTAACATCAAGTCAAGGTCGTACATGTCTGAGTAATTCCGGTAATTTCAAAATGCACCATCTACAAATTCTGGGGAAACATATCCTAGGGGCAAGACAATTGACAAGAAGAGTTGCAGCCAATGTAACTATGGAACATCTTTGTTTGACACTAGTCAACTCTACAATTAATCAATCAAAGACAAAGTCTCAGGTATATATCACAATGATTGAATCATCTTCTCATGTGCTTACTGCAACTCCATTGTTGAAAGGTTAATCGAGTCACACAAAGAGTGAGAATAAGGCAAAATAAGTAATAACTTCATGAGAAGTGGATACATAGATCCAGTTGAGAGCGTCCTTACTTTTGTCTAACCAGTTATTCATTTTAGATTCTAGCAATTCGAATCCCCATTTTCCTTAAACATGGTATTCCCTTGAATGCCATAAACCACAATATGATGCATCAAACATACTAATTTGGCTCCACATAATCACATTATATTGCAAAGCCACATTCCTTGGCATTTGAACATGTCCTTTGGGACATATCCTGCACATTTTCCTTCAATATATGTGCTTCTTCAATGTTCTTTTGTCTGCAGTTCAAACCTTACTATTAGACAGAGAGATTTATATCCAGCAAGATAATTATCtataaaatgcagcaaaggaaTTGGTCTCCTTCATCAAGTCAATGTAAAATTTACACCCATGTCTCCCATAAGATAAATAATTGCCATAACTAATGCCTCTCATAAACAAATTATAGCACACAACTACGCATTTGGCAAGAGTACATCTATCTGATAGTTTTAACTTAATAGCTTCAAACCCCAATGCATAGTGGGCCATTATCCCTACAATTGAATGCATGCAAGCAAATCATTTCTGCAATACCCAAAATTAAGAAAAAGTAAACAGCACATGCATAAATTACGAAAATCTTACTTGGATGAATGAATTATGCATTTTGAGCTCTTGAACCACATTCTTCCTCAATTCATTGATCCCAATCTTCGCATCATCATCATCTGCACACTCCTCTGCCAATTCATACCTATCATTTGTTAATTTATTCCAAGAAGTTAGAAAGACCTCGTTTCCTTCAGTTCTTGATAACCACTCACGCTCACTCCAAGAACACAAGCCtcaataataaattaaaattttaaaaagcaCTTCCAAAGCCATGTAAAATCTCTTAACAGTTTCTTCCAAGGAATAAAGAAGAAATAACCCCGATATTTATACGACAATCTCTAACCAATCGCTCCTATCTCACTTACCTATCCCTGGTGTGCCtagaaaagaagaaatcaaacaagaaaatCAAATTTCACTAGAATAAAAGAAACCCACCAGAACTTAAACCGACCAGAAAAGAAATAACCCCGATATTATACgacaaatgaaaatttaaacACAGAGAGAGAGCGAGATCAAGAAAGAGGGGAAGAGAAAATACAACACTTgaataaaaaagagaaagaagatgACGTACGCTTGAGCAAAAGCCTTGAGAAAATAAACATCCTGAGCAATGTAATGGCGGAAAGCATCGACGTTCAACTTCCCAGAAGCCAAAGACACCACGAACGGAGAGTACAAAGAAAGCGTGGACTCTTTCCTGTACTTGATCCAGCACTTGCTCGCTATGCCCACCCCATCATCAATCTTCGTTGTCGTCGTCGTCGCCGGCGGCGGCTTTGGAGTACTCACCGTCGCCATCGGACAACTACTGCTGATTCTTCTCCGCCTACTGAAATCAGGACCAGACAACGACAGCGACGATactgatgatttaaaaaaagaattggaGTTGCAAAAGGGTAAATTGGAGAGGGTATTGAGATTTCTGATCAAAATTTGGGGAGCTGGCTTTTGGAATAATAGTCGCATCTAGTACGGGTACCAGTACTCTAGTCTATACTATCCTTGTCCAATTTTAAAAATACacaattttgttttttacctATCAACTTACTTTTTCATGCGAAATGACTATATGACCTATAAATACTTTAAAGTTATAGTCAATATTCTAGTAATTTATACAACTCCCAAATCTAAAAGAGTAAATGTAATaactaaatatatttttttaattaattactcgGTATTCGATAAGGTTCGACAAGCCTTTGAACCTAAAAAAATAGTACTTGAATTCTGATCGAAATACTATCGAGGCACTCGATCTTGACTCGCACTCGATCAAAGTCGAGTGCGAGTGGAGTTCTTGGCCGCAAGCGATTAGTTCGGTTCGATTATATCTTTACTTTTcaagtgtttggattgtgaaaACGATAACAATCGTTACAAAATATTCTTGTTTGATACATTTAGAACCGTCAATGGGAATGGAAGACaaattaaataatatttttttattaaaatgctAATCTCATTAATAATAACTATTACCATTATCAAACTGAAGATATATATGTTGTCCAAAAGCCTTAAGAAATAATATTCTAATAGAGGATATAGTTGAGCACTAACAAAACATAGAGCAACAGACCCTGTCACTAAAattagggttattatcactttacccccttcaactatatcactactatcagtttaccccctaacgttatcttttagtcacttcacctccataagtaattcaactcaatatgttaagaaattttggacaaaaatacccttttattctatagcattactatattgttattattactttattcttttaaattatagtgatataatCGCTTTAActcctaacattattttctaggcattttacttcattgttaaTCTAATTAGtatggtcaaaaaattttaaatatattgaccattttatatatataattaaaaatagaaaaagttggaatgattattcttctttttttcactttaaaagatccaaaatataaaaaataaaagaattttctcaaaattttttcatatttattaattctaggaaaagaaaaagagataggaaagaaggagacagaaaattagattttgtaaagaaaataataaaaaaaatctaacaTTATTGTATTAATTTAAAGTTGTTGGGATTAGGATTGAAATCTGGTGGTAAACagtaaagtaaaataattttaaaataataaaaatatttaattctttcttatttgtatttttttaaaaagaattgagctctctctctctttatctCTGTCTTCCCCTCTCCCTCCGTCTCCCAatctttctatttgttttaatattaataagattgaaaagaagaaagagatttaatactttgactttttttttgatACTAAAGATGAAAAGAGCcactttaaattttttattgttttttttattatacaaagaggagggtatttttctctaaagtttttttttaacttgctaagttgGTTTAGTGGTgggataaattgcctaaaaaataactctatggggtaaattgataataaggctatagttt
Encoded proteins:
- the LOC113783556 gene encoding bifunctional TH2 protein, mitochondrial; amino-acid sequence: MRLLFQKPAPQILIRNLNTLSNLPFCNSNSFFKSSVSSLSLSGPDFSRRRRISSSCPMATVSTPKPPPATTTTTKIDDGVGIASKCWIKYRKESTLSLYSPFVVSLASGKLNVDAFRHYIAQDVYFLKAFAQAYELAEECADDDDAKIGINELRKNVVQELKMHNSFIQEWETAPAKESTLNPATLKYTEFLLATASGKVEGVKAPGKLATPFEKTKVAAYTLGAMTPCMRLYAFLGKELQALLDESESTHPYKKWIDNYYSDGFQASALQTEDLLDKLSVSLTGEELDIIEKLYHQAMKLELDFFLAQPLGQKTVVPLSKLHKETKDQLIIFSDFDLTCTVVDSSAILAQIAIITAQKSDQSQLETQIARMSSADLRSRWGFLSKQYTEEYEQCIESILVSDKADKFDYERLRNALEQLSDFEKRANLRVIESGVLKGLNLEDIRRAGERLILQDGCINFFKSITGNKNLDVKVHILSYCWCADLIRSAFSAGGLNALNVHANEFTYENSLSTGEIVKKVESPIDKLKAFSDILQNSSNNRRNLTVYIGDSVGDLLCLLEADVGIVLGSSTSLRRVGSHFGVTFVPLFPGVVEKQKGCVEGNSAVWTGLSGILYTVTSWAEISAFILGQ